A single genomic interval of Lathyrus oleraceus cultivar Zhongwan6 chromosome 7, CAAS_Psat_ZW6_1.0, whole genome shotgun sequence harbors:
- the LOC127101181 gene encoding uncharacterized protein LOC127101181 isoform X2, translated as MVAKPLTTELVALTEKKMDMTLDDIIKMSKNPKVTKQTRVSNKSKKFTNTFAQDKSLKARRYMESRSSLRQGVLAKRRSSFQGNQFPLATEVARKVVAAPLHYGVANRNNMANWNKTRFQVPVNQRRAASGNFAAKPLPPFQHQQQQHQHHYQQQDVNIKPNNQRPHTLDSLFANMKEQRMKVFSRQNNAVQHNGAGNGRSPWGRGRYGN; from the exons ATGGTAGCTAAACCCCTTACCACCGAACTCGTTGCTCTTACAGAGAAGAAGATGGACATGACATTag ATGATATAATCAAAATGTCTAAAAACCCTAAAGTTACAAAGCAAACTAGGGTTTCG AACAAGAGCAAAAAATTTACAAACACTTTTGCACAAGATAAATCTTTGAAGGCGCGGCGATATATGGAGTCGAGATCTTCTCTTAGACAA GGAGTTCTTGCAAAAAGAAGGTCAAgttttcaaggaaatcaatttcCCCTTGCAACTGAGGTTGCGCGTAAAGTTGTTGCTGCTCCTCTGCATTATGGAGTTGCTAATCGAAATAACATGGCTAACTGGAATAAAACAAG GTTCCAGGTTCCTGTGAATCAGAGAAGAGCTGCTAGTGGAAATTTTGCTGCTAAG CCACTACCTCCCTTTCAGcatcagcagcaacaacatcagcACCATTATCAGCAGCAAGATGTCAATATCAAGCCTAATAATCAAAGGCCTCATACACTGGATTCATTGTTTGCAAATATGAAGGAGCAAAGAATGAAAGTTTTCTCAAGGCAGAACAATGCTGTGCAGCACAATGGAGCCGGTAACGGGAGGTCTCCATGGGGAAGAGGCCGATATGGCAACTGA
- the LOC127101181 gene encoding uncharacterized protein LOC127101181 isoform X1, with protein MVAKPLTTELVALTEKKMDMTLDDIIKMSKNPKVTKQTRVSNKSKKFTNTFAQDKSLKARRYMESRSSLRQGVLAKRRSSFQGNQFPLATEVARKVVAAPLHYGVANRNNMANWNKTRFQVPVNQRRAASGNFAAKVRQFSFQPLPPFQHQQQQHQHHYQQQDVNIKPNNQRPHTLDSLFANMKEQRMKVFSRQNNAVQHNGAGNGRSPWGRGRYGN; from the exons ATGGTAGCTAAACCCCTTACCACCGAACTCGTTGCTCTTACAGAGAAGAAGATGGACATGACATTag ATGATATAATCAAAATGTCTAAAAACCCTAAAGTTACAAAGCAAACTAGGGTTTCG AACAAGAGCAAAAAATTTACAAACACTTTTGCACAAGATAAATCTTTGAAGGCGCGGCGATATATGGAGTCGAGATCTTCTCTTAGACAA GGAGTTCTTGCAAAAAGAAGGTCAAgttttcaaggaaatcaatttcCCCTTGCAACTGAGGTTGCGCGTAAAGTTGTTGCTGCTCCTCTGCATTATGGAGTTGCTAATCGAAATAACATGGCTAACTGGAATAAAACAAG GTTCCAGGTTCCTGTGAATCAGAGAAGAGCTGCTAGTGGAAATTTTGCTGCTAAGGTGAGGCAATTTTCTTTTCAG CCACTACCTCCCTTTCAGcatcagcagcaacaacatcagcACCATTATCAGCAGCAAGATGTCAATATCAAGCCTAATAATCAAAGGCCTCATACACTGGATTCATTGTTTGCAAATATGAAGGAGCAAAGAATGAAAGTTTTCTCAAGGCAGAACAATGCTGTGCAGCACAATGGAGCCGGTAACGGGAGGTCTCCATGGGGAAGAGGCCGATATGGCAACTGA
- the LOC127101181 gene encoding uncharacterized protein LOC127101181 isoform X3 translates to MVAKPLTTELVALTEKKMDMTLDDIIKMSKNPKVTKQTRVSNKSKKFTNTFAQDKSLKARRYMESRSSLRQGVLAKRRSSFQGNQFPLATEVARKVVAAPLHYGVANRNNMANWNKTRFQVPVNQRRAASGNFAAKHQQQQHQHHYQQQDVNIKPNNQRPHTLDSLFANMKEQRMKVFSRQNNAVQHNGAGNGRSPWGRGRYGN, encoded by the exons ATGGTAGCTAAACCCCTTACCACCGAACTCGTTGCTCTTACAGAGAAGAAGATGGACATGACATTag ATGATATAATCAAAATGTCTAAAAACCCTAAAGTTACAAAGCAAACTAGGGTTTCG AACAAGAGCAAAAAATTTACAAACACTTTTGCACAAGATAAATCTTTGAAGGCGCGGCGATATATGGAGTCGAGATCTTCTCTTAGACAA GGAGTTCTTGCAAAAAGAAGGTCAAgttttcaaggaaatcaatttcCCCTTGCAACTGAGGTTGCGCGTAAAGTTGTTGCTGCTCCTCTGCATTATGGAGTTGCTAATCGAAATAACATGGCTAACTGGAATAAAACAAG GTTCCAGGTTCCTGTGAATCAGAGAAGAGCTGCTAGTGGAAATTTTGCTGCTAAG catcagcagcaacaacatcagcACCATTATCAGCAGCAAGATGTCAATATCAAGCCTAATAATCAAAGGCCTCATACACTGGATTCATTGTTTGCAAATATGAAGGAGCAAAGAATGAAAGTTTTCTCAAGGCAGAACAATGCTGTGCAGCACAATGGAGCCGGTAACGGGAGGTCTCCATGGGGAAGAGGCCGATATGGCAACTGA